The Prunus dulcis unplaced genomic scaffold, ALMONDv2, whole genome shotgun sequence genome contains the following window.
ACCAGACATTAATTCTCGCACAAGCTTCTCCACTTCACTCCTCTTCACATTGCTATCAATCTCCAAGCCAACTCCCCACTGAGTGCACAAGAACCAACAGTTCGTCTGCTGGTCCGCAAAAAACGGCCATATAACCATTGGCACTCCAGCACTCAAGCTCTCAATGGTGGAGTTCCAGCCACTGTGTGTCAAGAATCCTCCTATAGATGGGTGGTTCAGAACTTCCTCCTGTGGTGCCCAACTGACCAACAAACCTCTTTGTTTCGTTTCTTGGGTGAACTCCGATGGGAAAATAGCTGCATCATCCTTCACAAGGTCAGGCCTAATTGTCCACAAAAAGGGCTTTTTGCTATTAGCAAGACCCCAAGCAAACTCAACAAGCTGTTGGGGTGTCATAACAGTAATGCTCCCAAAATTAACATAAACCACCGAGTCGGGTTCCTTGGAATCCAGCCATTGCAGGCACTCAGGCTCTTCTTTCCAAAGGCTGGAACCAATCGATGACAATATAGTGTTCTGGGGAACAATCTTGTTCACAAGCAAGTGATTGGGGCCAATGGTGTAAATTGGAGGAAACATTGAAGAAAGAGCCTCCAACACTTTATATTCCAATGTGTCATAAGTGTTTAAGATGATAGCAGAAGCTTTGGATGCTCTTTCTACCACCCCCAAGGCGAAGCTTAGCATCACGTCTTCTGGATCTGTGGTACGTAGAAAGCTTGGGAGATCTCTCAGACGAATATCCTTCATTCCTGGAATCCAGTCTACCGTGGTGTCCAAATACCCGTTTGTTAGAGAAGCCTCATCTGAAAAAGCATACATAGAATTTGTCATAGCTGCTTACCATTTCTATATCCCAGATTAAATAACAAAGATATAAGaatgttataaaatgaactgggatatgtgcgaatattgagctgcacgtaaagtagatgagacacagcatttaacgaggttcggctatgcctacgtcctcggagagcagcaacagtaacctttcattcataacataatatggctacaactctagtgtttacaatatgtatgctcACCTAATTTTTtctctaggagaatttctctttgctctctttctcttcacacactcaccctctttcttccttcccttcatcttctctcatttcatcttacattacaagcaaatagaatgcctatttataggcaaagcaaatggcttggtttggtgggtgtgtgatttggtttggtaggtgtgtggtttggtttggtgggtgtgtggtttgatttggtgggtgtgtggttggattttgtgttgaacttgaatgttagttggctatgtgggcttcacccaTTCTTCTTTACAACAAAGAATTCTTTCTTATAGGCTTAATATTTGTACATAAATGGCCATCTTTCCCAACAAATTACAGACGTGGGCTTCAGAGCATCACATAATTTCCccaagttatatatatatatatatatccttctCCATTGCGAACTTCTAAGATGCGGAGTGGTTGcgaacttttgtttttaaccGTTGGATGGCTTGTATGGTTTAGatttaaaacaaagtttaataactcatttttctctctcttccctttcctcttcttccgCGAGTTcactcatctctctctctctctctctctctctctctctctctctctctctctctctctctttttgtcttcttttcctttcctttgtCAGATATTTTCCTCCTTTTCCCTCCtgttcctttttctctctgtctTATTTTCTTGTTAGAGTTGTTAGAGTTGTTAGAGATGCAATTCCACATGCGTGTTTTTCCTGAAATTAGTAATTTCTTATGTTGGGAATTTTGGCTAATTGTTGGAATCAGGTTTGACTAATTTGTTGATCTGGTACAAGATAGAAAAGGAGGAAGACAAAGGAAGAAGAgcgaaaagaaggaaaataagacagagagaaaaaggaacaggagggaaaaagaggaaaatatctgacaaaggaaaagaagacaaaaagaaagagagagagagagagagagagagagagaactcgtggaagaagaggaaagggaagagagagaaaaatgagttattaaactttgttttaaatCTAAACCATGCAAGCCATCCAACggttaaaaacaaaagttcgCAACCACTCCGCATCTTAGAAGTTCGCAATGGAGAAGGcccccatatatatatatatatatacacacacagtTCCTCTCTCATCCGGATCCGTACGTTATTACCGTGAAGGTGCCATTGTAAACAATGAGGAAAATAGGGGGGAGTAGTAGAAAACACAAAACGTCCACACTGTAATAATGTCCGGACCTCCCCATGGGAGGTAGTTATTTGGTACTCCAATACTCATCATTCACTGTAATTCCAATCTTAtctttttaagttttcaaTCTCATTTTCATAAGTCTgagatgaaaaataattaaaaaaaataaaggagggtgaatgaattttttttttcgggggTGAACGATGAATATAATAGTTTGCCAATCCCTAGACATATGGGTCCCtacattttctatttcttagACATATACACATCACTCTATAAATCTATATGtaaaacccaaattcaaatttatatgaCCATTAGGATATAGGAGGTCATAGTATTCCTATGTTTTTACATTGTTGCCACCaaacttcatattttatttataatttatttcaagcATTTCATTAAGTActattaatagcatatcaatcaCCTCATTTCTTTCGGTTGACATTCTCTCTAGCATATCGCTCctaaaattacaaacaaaaaaaaaactgtaaattacatatctaataatgtacctataaaaaatataaatataaatatatacgtaAAGATATATAGGTATATTAATtacgaaaaaaaatttacagcAAAATAGGTACACAATAATTCATAGAAAACATAGatacacaataatttatagaaaatatagatacgcaataatttataataataaaaaataggtAGATTATTATCCATGAAAAAACTAggtacaataaataaaatccaagtTCTAAAATAGGTAGATTATTATTCGGGAAAGAtggaacaaaatttcaaaaatgcaATAAGAAAAACTGCCTTTTTCGGCCAACAATTGTTGACTGTATTAatgaattataataataaaacggATAATTAATTGCACACAAAATTGTAGAGGAAATCACTACAATAAATTGGgtaactaaaaattaaaataccaCCCCATTACACGTTGAAATATAAATACGGGTATTTTGACaatcaaaaaattataataaatcagatattgaaattaatttttatttatttatcaaagaTATTGAACTTAATAAGGTAGTCATGGGTttttactaataaaaattGGGTATTATTTATAGAAACAAAAAGTGAAGGGTTGCAGGTAAAATAAGTTGAATTTGAAGGGTGTAAGCCAAATTtactattaatttaattacttttcaTATAACAACtaatacaaataataatatcacaaaatttcaattttactGTATGCGTGccctttatttttcatgtaaCATAACATGTACCTCTGAGTGGTGTAAGACCTTTGTCAATAAGTTGACGATAATGAGTGACGCCCGTGAAGCTACATGCACTTGCAGTCCAGAACAGCGCCACCGGAATTCCAAGATCTTCACCCACTTTGACGGCGAATGACATGATACCATCCGAGACAATACAGGTCACCGGTGGGAGGGCCTTGTCTAGACTAAGGTTAGCAAGCAGGTTGTGAAATGGTCCTAAGCAAGTCTTGCTTGTGGAGTCACAAAGAGACGGGATGTCTTGCGTAGCATCAGCGTCCATAGGGAGCAGACCATCGGGGATGGCTTCGAAACAGAAGTCCTGGGAGATGTAGAAAGCGGAGGGGCCTTGGGATTTGAGCAAGCGTTTGTGGTTGTACTCACTGTTGACAAAGGTTATGTGAAAGCCTCTGTGATGTAGGAGCTTTGCAAACTTCATCATTGGGCTTATGTGACCTTGAGCTGGGAATGGGAGACACACAGCATGAGGCCTCTTGCTAACTTCTACTCCTACGCCATCCAtttctatttctctctcttttctatcTTAATTCTTAGTTCTTAGGGTACTGCGTGTGTGAGTTAAAGTACTGCGAGAGATATAAACTTTATAGGAAATCTAGATCTGCATTACATCTGTTCTCTTGGCAGTATACATAATATTCGAGATATTTTTACCACCATGATCTAGTTTTAACTTTTGGTAGATTTATTGTTCCCATCTGAATGATTGGATTGGACTCAATGGCCCTGAGTTCCAAGAGATATCGCGGAAATTTCAAgcctttattttcaaaaatatcaCGTCCACATATAAATTTCTCATACACGACACACATTtctgaccccaaaaaaaaagttaatacaTTCCTTTAATATAGGGTGCTTATTTTTCCACTCCCCTTTTATTAcactcccttttattttttttaatactttttactaTAATATACAAGTGAGGGTAAGTGAACAAAAGAGATGTGTGGGAATATACAATTTCCAACAAAAGGAAATGTAAATGGACAAAAGTGGAGTGGGAAAACTAGCTCCCTTAATATATTGGGCACAAAATGTCACATCTCGAGACCGGCCATGCCGTAACACGATA
Protein-coding sequences here:
- the LOC117612947 gene encoding 7-deoxyloganetin glucosyltransferase-like, with the protein product MGTINLPKRPHAVCLPFPAQGHISPMMKFAKLLHHRGFHITFVNSEYNHKRLLKSQGPSAFYISQDFCFEAIPDGLLPMDADATQDIPSLCDSTSKTCLGPFHNLLANLSLDKALPPVTCIVSDGIMSFAVKVGEDLGIPVALFWTASACSFTGVTHYRQLIDKGLTPLRDEASLTNGYLDTTVDWIPGMKDIRLRDLPSFLRTTDPEDVMLSFALGVVERASKASAIILNTYDTLEYKVLEALSSMFPPIYTIGPNHLLVNKIVPQNTILSSIGSSLWKEEPECLQWLDSKEPDSVVYVNFGSITVMTPQQLVEFAWGLANSKKPFLWTIRPDLVKDDAAIFPSEFTQETKQRGLLVSWAPQEEVLNHPSIGGFLTHSGWNSTIESLSAGVPMVIWPFFADQQTNCWFLCTQWGVGLEIDSNVKRSEVEKLVRELMSGEKGKEMRKNAMEWKRKAEEATGPRGSSLLNLEKLVKDVLLQPSKPE